The Actinomycetota bacterium DNA window ACTCGCCCAGGAACCGCGCCTACGTCGTGATGAACTCGCTGCTGTACCACCTGCACCCGGTGAAGGTGAAGCGTCACGGGATCAAGCTCTCCTACACGCTCTGCCTGGGCGGCCTGTCCTTCTTCCTGTTCATCCTGCTGACGATCACCGGCATCTACCTCATGTTCTTCTACCGGCCGTCGGTTGAGATCGTTTACTCCGACATGCAGCGCCTGCACACGCAGGTGTCGTTCGGGCTCTTGGTTCGCAACCTGCACCGCTGGGGCGCTCACCTCATGGTCATCAGCGTCTTCCTGCACATGGCTCGCGTCTTCTACACCGGCGCGTACAAGCCGCCCCGCGAATTCAACTGGATCGTCGGCGTGATCTTGTTCCTGCTTACGCTTCTCCTCGCGTTCACGGGCTATCTGCTCCCGTGGGACCAGCTGGCGGTGTGGGCCGTCACGGTGGGAACCGAGATGATGAAGAACTCACCGGTCATCGGGGACCAGGTCCAGTTCGCGCTGTTGGGTGGCCCGGTGATCGGCCCCGAAACGCTGCTGCGCTGGTACACGCTTCACGTCTGGCTGCTGCCGTTCGTGATCGTGATCTTCATCTCGATCCACTTCTGGAGGGTTCGCAAGGACGGAGGTATCTCGG harbors:
- a CDS encoding cytochrome b N-terminal domain-containing protein, which codes for MARAAGWNPREKLAERVDQLHNSQLWRAIFRPGSIFRRGYADSPRNRAYVVMNSLLYHLHPVKVKRHGIKLSYTLCLGGLSFFLFILLTITGIYLMFFYRPSVEIVYSDMQRLHTQVSFGLLVRNLHRWGAHLMVISVFLHMARVFYTGAYKPPREFNWIVGVILFLLTLLLAFTGYLLPWDQLAVWAVTVGTEMMKNSPVIGDQVQFALLGGPVIGPETLLRWYTLHVWLLPFVIVIFISIHFWRVRKDGGISGPM